The proteins below come from a single Serpentinimonas raichei genomic window:
- a CDS encoding phosphoglycolate phosphatase: protein MNPAHPYDLILFDLDGTLIETAPEIADAVNDTLRELGHAPASEQQITDWIGHGTRELLLQALAQAKQSAVEAERQSSGFAAIEARFGQHYLQRCGSRSQLYPQVRQTLDALRAAGVRLVLMTNKETRYTEAVLQAHQLHAAFDRVVCGDTLAVKKPNPAGIQSCLEQFGVAPERALFVGDSSIDVATARNAGLAVWVLPYGYNMGQPIEASAPDRVIDHIGALLAPAPALQF from the coding sequence GTGAACCCTGCCCACCCCTACGACCTGATTCTGTTCGACCTCGACGGCACCCTGATCGAGACCGCGCCCGAGATCGCCGACGCCGTCAACGACACCTTGCGCGAGCTCGGGCACGCGCCCGCCAGCGAGCAGCAGATCACCGACTGGATCGGGCACGGCACGCGCGAGCTGCTGTTGCAGGCGCTGGCGCAAGCCAAGCAGAGCGCAGTGGAAGCGGAGCGCCAGAGCAGCGGCTTTGCCGCCATCGAGGCCCGCTTTGGCCAGCACTACCTGCAGCGCTGCGGCAGCCGCAGCCAGCTCTACCCGCAGGTGCGCCAGACGCTGGATGCGCTGCGCGCCGCTGGGGTGCGGCTGGTGCTGATGACCAACAAAGAAACCCGCTACACCGAGGCCGTGCTGCAGGCGCACCAGTTGCACGCGGCTTTCGACCGCGTGGTCTGCGGCGACACGCTGGCGGTGAAAAAGCCCAACCCGGCCGGCATCCAAAGCTGCCTAGAGCAGTTTGGCGTGGCGCCCGAGCGCGCCCTGTTCGTGGGCGATTCCTCCATCGACGTGGCCACCGCGCGCAACGCCGGCCTCGCGGTCTGGGTGCTGCCCTACGGCTACAACATGGGCCAGCCGATCGAGGCCAGCGCGCCCGATCGGGTGATCGACCACATCGGGGCCTTGCTGGCACCCGCCCCAGCCTTACAATTTTAA
- the gap gene encoding type I glyceraldehyde-3-phosphate dehydrogenase — protein sequence MSIKVGINGFGRIGRMVFRAAIAEFKDIQIVAINDLLEPEYLAYMLQYDSVHGRFKGEVAVEGKDLIVNGQRIRLTAEKDPSNLKWGEVGADVVIESTGIFLTKEGAQKHLDAGAKKVIMSAPSKDDTPMFVYGVNHASYAGQAIISNASCTTNCLAPVAKVLNDKWGIKRGLMTTVHAATATQKTVDSPSNKDWRGGRGILENIIPSSTGAAKAVGVVIPAIKGKLTGMAFRVPTSDVSVVDLTVELERPASYAEICAEMKAQSQGALKGVLGYTEDKVVASDFRGERCTSVFDADAGIALDSTFVKVVAWYDNEWGYSCKCLDMARVVATAAK from the coding sequence ATGAGCATCAAGGTCGGCATCAACGGTTTCGGGCGCATTGGGCGCATGGTGTTTCGCGCCGCCATCGCCGAGTTCAAAGACATACAAATCGTCGCCATCAACGACTTGCTCGAGCCCGAGTACCTGGCCTACATGCTGCAATACGACAGCGTGCACGGCCGTTTCAAGGGTGAGGTGGCGGTCGAGGGCAAGGACCTGATCGTCAACGGCCAGCGCATCCGCCTGACGGCCGAAAAAGACCCGTCCAACCTGAAATGGGGCGAAGTCGGGGCCGATGTGGTGATCGAATCCACCGGCATCTTCCTGACCAAAGAAGGCGCGCAAAAACACCTCGACGCCGGGGCCAAAAAAGTCATCATGTCGGCGCCCTCCAAAGACGACACGCCGATGTTCGTCTATGGCGTCAACCACGCTTCCTACGCCGGCCAGGCCATCATCAGCAACGCCAGCTGCACCACCAACTGCCTGGCCCCGGTGGCCAAGGTGTTGAACGACAAATGGGGCATCAAGCGCGGCCTCATGACCACCGTCCACGCCGCCACCGCGACCCAGAAAACCGTGGATTCCCCCTCCAACAAAGACTGGCGCGGCGGCCGTGGCATCCTCGAAAACATCATCCCCAGCAGCACCGGCGCCGCCAAGGCGGTGGGCGTGGTGATCCCGGCCATCAAGGGCAAGCTCACCGGCATGGCGTTTCGGGTGCCGACCTCCGACGTGTCGGTGGTGGACCTCACGGTCGAACTCGAGCGGCCCGCCAGCTACGCCGAGATCTGCGCCGAAATGAAGGCCCAAAGCCAGGGCGCGCTCAAGGGTGTGCTCGGCTACACCGAAGACAAGGTGGTGGCGAGCGACTTCCGCGGCGAGCGCTGCACCAGCGTGTTCGACGCCGATGCCGGCATCGCTCTAGACAGCACCTTCGTCAAGGTCGTGGCTTGGTACGACAACGAGTGGGGCTACTCCTGCAAGTGCCTGGACATGGCGCGCGTGGTCGCCACGGCTGCGAAATAA
- a CDS encoding phosphoglycerate kinase, whose protein sequence is MNFLRFSDLCASGQATGKRVFIRADLNVPLEASPHAALPPEGADSGLGRPGAGVATLQITEDTRIRASLPAIRMALAAGAAVMVTSHLGRPTEGLWRAEDSLAPVAARLSELLGRPVPLIADWVDGGFEVQPGQLVLLENCRLNKGEKKNSPELAAKLGRLCDIFVHDAFGTAHRAEGTTYGIAETAPLACAGPLLAAEMDAISNALGLPFAGPPQEGQHPLGGPGEARVGGTLPKRPLLAIVAGSKVSTKLTILQSLADKVDGLIVGGGIANTFMLAAGLPIGNSLAEPDLLEQARSVMAAMKARGAEVPIPTDVVVAKRFAADAEASVKAVADVAADDLILDIGPETAARLAALLESAGTIVWNGPVGVFEFDAFAGGTEAIARAIAASPAFSIAGGGDTLAAIAKYGIEPQVGYISTGGGAFLEVLEGRTLPAFEVLARRAAA, encoded by the coding sequence ATGAACTTCCTGCGTTTTTCCGATCTCTGCGCCAGTGGCCAAGCCACGGGCAAGCGGGTGTTCATCCGCGCCGACCTCAATGTTCCCCTGGAGGCGAGCCCTCACGCTGCGCTGCCCCCCGAGGGGGCTGACTCCGGCTTGGGGCGGCCCGGCGCCGGAGTCGCAACCTTGCAAATCACCGAAGACACGCGCATCCGCGCCAGCCTGCCTGCCATCCGCATGGCGCTGGCCGCCGGGGCCGCCGTGATGGTGACTTCGCACCTCGGGCGCCCGACTGAAGGCCTGTGGCGCGCCGAAGACTCGCTGGCCCCGGTGGCGGCGCGCCTGAGCGAGCTGCTGGGCCGCCCGGTGCCCTTGATCGCCGACTGGGTCGATGGGGGTTTCGAGGTGCAACCCGGCCAACTGGTGCTGCTGGAAAACTGCCGCCTGAACAAGGGTGAAAAGAAAAACAGCCCCGAACTGGCGGCCAAACTCGGGCGGCTGTGTGACATTTTTGTACACGACGCCTTTGGCACCGCGCACCGCGCCGAGGGCACCACCTACGGCATCGCCGAAACGGCGCCGCTGGCCTGCGCCGGCCCCCTGCTGGCGGCCGAAATGGACGCCATCAGCAATGCGCTTGGCCTGCCCTTCGCCGGGCCGCCCCAAGAAGGGCAGCACCCCCTAGGGGGGCCTGGCGAAGCCAGGGTTGGGGGCACGTTACCGAAGCGCCCGCTGCTGGCGATCGTGGCCGGCTCCAAGGTGTCCACCAAGCTCACCATTTTGCAAAGCCTGGCCGACAAGGTCGATGGGCTGATCGTGGGTGGCGGCATCGCCAACACCTTCATGCTCGCCGCCGGGCTGCCGATTGGCAACAGCCTTGCCGAGCCGGATCTGCTCGAGCAGGCGCGCAGCGTCATGGCTGCGATGAAAGCGCGCGGGGCCGAGGTGCCGATCCCCACCGACGTAGTGGTGGCCAAGCGCTTTGCCGCCGACGCCGAGGCCAGCGTGAAAGCGGTGGCCGACGTGGCCGCCGACGACCTGATCCTGGACATTGGCCCCGAGACCGCCGCCCGCTTGGCGGCCCTGCTCGAAAGCGCAGGCACCATCGTCTGGAACGGCCCCGTGGGGGTGTTCGAGTTCGACGCTTTCGCTGGTGGCACCGAGGCCATCGCGCGCGCCATCGCGGCCAGCCCGGCCTTCAGCATCGCCGGTGGCGGCGACACGCTGGCGGCGATTGCCAAATACGGCATCGAACCGCAGGTGGGCTACATCTCGACCGGCGGCGGGGCCTTCCTCGAAGTGCTCGAAGGCCGCACCCTGCCCGCCTTCGAGGTGCTGGCGCGGCGCGCCGCAGCCTGA
- the fba gene encoding class II fructose-bisphosphate aldolase (catalyzes the reversible aldol condensation of dihydroxyacetonephosphate and glyceraldehyde 3-phosphate in the Calvin cycle, glycolysis, and/or gluconeogenesis): MALISLRQLLDHAAEHGYGLPAFNVNNLEQVQAIMQAAAAVNSPVILQGSAGARSYAGEPFLRHLIAAAIEMYPHIPVCMHQDHGATPGICFRSIQSGFSSVMMDGSLREDGKTPASYEYNVEVTRKVVELAHACGVSVEGELGCLGSLETGKAGEEDGHGAEGELDHSMLLTDPDEAADFVQKTQVDALAIAIGTSHGAYKFSSKPTGKVLRIDRVKEIHQRIPNVHLVMHGSSSVPEDWLAVINQHGGDMGQTYGVPVEEIVEGIKNGVRKVNIDTDLRMASTGAIRRHLAADRKNFDPRKFLKEATKAMQAICEDRYRAFGSAGMASKIGAIYSLEAMQKRYDKGELKPLIG; this comes from the coding sequence ATGGCCCTCATTTCCCTGCGTCAACTGCTGGACCACGCCGCCGAACACGGCTACGGTCTGCCCGCATTCAACGTCAACAACCTGGAGCAGGTGCAAGCCATCATGCAGGCCGCCGCGGCGGTCAACAGCCCGGTGATTTTGCAAGGCTCGGCCGGGGCGCGCTCCTACGCCGGCGAGCCCTTTTTGCGCCATCTGATCGCTGCCGCCATCGAGATGTACCCGCACATCCCGGTCTGTATGCACCAAGATCATGGCGCCACGCCGGGGATTTGCTTTCGCTCCATCCAGTCGGGCTTTAGCTCGGTGATGATGGACGGCAGCCTGCGCGAAGACGGCAAAACCCCGGCCAGCTACGAGTACAACGTCGAGGTCACGCGCAAAGTGGTCGAGCTCGCGCACGCCTGCGGCGTCTCGGTCGAGGGCGAGCTGGGCTGCTTGGGCTCGCTCGAAACCGGCAAAGCCGGCGAGGAAGACGGCCACGGCGCCGAAGGCGAGCTCGACCACTCGATGCTGCTCACCGACCCCGACGAAGCCGCCGACTTCGTGCAAAAAACCCAAGTCGATGCGCTGGCCATCGCCATTGGCACCAGCCACGGTGCCTACAAGTTCAGCAGCAAGCCCACCGGCAAGGTGCTGCGCATCGACCGCGTGAAGGAAATCCACCAGCGCATCCCCAATGTGCACCTAGTCATGCACGGCTCCTCCAGCGTGCCCGAAGACTGGCTGGCGGTCATCAACCAGCACGGCGGCGACATGGGCCAGACCTACGGCGTGCCGGTGGAAGAAATCGTCGAAGGCATCAAAAACGGCGTGCGCAAGGTCAATATCGACACCGATTTGCGCATGGCCAGCACCGGCGCCATCCGCCGCCACTTGGCCGCCGATCGCAAAAACTTCGACCCGCGCAAATTCCTCAAAGAAGCCACCAAAGCCATGCAAGCGATCTGCGAAGACCGCTACCGCGCCTTTGGCTCGGCCGGCATGGCGTCCAAAATCGGCGCCATCTACTCGCTGGAAGCGATGCAAAAGCGCTACGACAAGGGCGAGCTCAAGCCGCTGATCGGCTAA
- a CDS encoding P-II family nitrogen regulator, whose translation MKRELEQKKMLILITAKPLQRMVIETLAPRGIGGYTVAAVTGAGTSGLNTGTLPSDSNVMIHIILSERRLMGVLEDIDALMERGYRIKAIVQDIQILPRKTPDAAAAKV comes from the coding sequence ATGAAACGCGAACTCGAACAGAAAAAGATGCTCATCTTGATCACCGCCAAGCCCTTGCAGCGCATGGTGATCGAAACCCTTGCCCCGCGCGGCATCGGCGGCTACACCGTGGCTGCCGTCACCGGGGCCGGCACTTCCGGGCTCAACACCGGCACCCTGCCCAGCGACAGCAATGTGATGATCCACATCATCTTGTCGGAGCGGCGGCTGATGGGAGTGCTGGAAGACATCGACGCCCTGATGGAGCGCGGCTACCGCATCAAGGCAATCGTGCAAGACATCCAGATTTTGCCGCGCAAGACCCCGGACGCCGCCGCCGCCAAGGTGTAA
- a CDS encoding sodium-dependent bicarbonate transport family permease: MPGFDLLIANLIQPIILAFILGAIAGFLRSELELPAAVISLLAIYLLFSIGLEGGRELAQADLGGLLPLLGLTLFMVVAIPLLVYSVTRLLGRFDISNAAALAAHYGSVSTATFFSSLTLATAMGTPAGGYMVAMVALMEFAVIFSLLIARVAMARELAASNQANPNQIRIGELLLDTLRGRGIVLLGGGMMIGFLTTDAQWQQISPFYDDLFRGMLMLFLLEMGMTAARHIRAFRDVGWFMLGFGTLMPVFNGIVGVSLGQAIGLGVGGSFVFGALCASASFIDAPAACRASLPQANPGIYLTSALGITLPFNLLLGLPLYYSYAVWLYKVI, translated from the coding sequence ATGCCCGGCTTCGACCTGCTGATCGCCAACCTGATCCAACCCATTATCCTCGCCTTCATTTTGGGGGCGATTGCGGGTTTTTTGCGCAGCGAACTCGAACTGCCGGCGGCGGTGATCAGCCTGCTGGCGATCTACCTGCTGTTCTCCATTGGCCTCGAGGGCGGGCGCGAACTGGCGCAGGCCGACTTGGGCGGGCTGCTGCCGCTGCTGGGCCTGACGCTGTTCATGGTCGTGGCCATTCCGCTGTTGGTCTATTCGGTGACGCGGCTGCTGGGGCGCTTTGACATCAGCAACGCGGCCGCGCTGGCGGCGCACTATGGCTCGGTCTCGACCGCCACCTTTTTCTCATCGCTCACACTGGCCACCGCCATGGGCACCCCGGCCGGTGGCTACATGGTGGCGATGGTGGCGCTGATGGAGTTTGCCGTCATCTTCTCGCTCTTGATTGCGCGGGTGGCGATGGCGCGCGAACTGGCCGCCAGCAACCAGGCCAACCCGAACCAGATTCGCATCGGCGAGCTGCTGCTCGACACCCTGCGCGGGCGCGGCATCGTGTTGCTGGGTGGCGGCATGATGATCGGCTTTCTCACCACCGACGCCCAGTGGCAGCAGATTTCGCCCTTTTACGACGACCTGTTCCGCGGCATGTTGATGCTGTTCCTGCTTGAGATGGGCATGACGGCGGCGCGCCACATCCGCGCCTTTCGCGACGTGGGCTGGTTCATGCTCGGCTTTGGCACGCTGATGCCGGTTTTTAATGGCATCGTCGGGGTATCGCTGGGGCAGGCCATCGGCCTCGGTGTGGGCGGCTCCTTTGTGTTTGGGGCCTTGTGCGCCAGCGCCTCTTTCATCGACGCCCCGGCGGCTTGCCGCGCTTCGCTGCCACAGGCCAACCCTGGCATTTACCTGACTTCGGCGCTGGGCATCACCTTGCCTTTCAATCTGCTGCTCGGGCTGCCGCTGTACTACAGCTACGCGGTGTGGCTATACAAGGTGATTTGA